GGTCATCTCATGAACACTCTGCTTATCCGTGCGCGATCGGTTGCTAGGAAGCTGGGCATCTTATCTCAGCTGAAGGCCGTCCATTCCGTGTTTCATCGTGGGTACGAAGAGTATTTCGATACCGCGCTTCTTACTCATATTCAGCCAGGTGATGTCGTGTGGGATATTGGGGCAAATCTTGGTCTGTACACCGAAAAGTTCTTGGAGAAGGTGGGAAGCGGAGGGGCCGTTGTCGCGTTTGAGCCAGTGTCGGATTGTTTCGATGTGCTCCGCTCCAAGTTCACTGGGAAGACCAACGTGACGCTGGAGCCTCTTGCGCTATCTTCAAGCAATGGGATAGGGACGATGAAGCTTGCCGCAGATCCGCTCGGTGCCACACACCAATTGGTCGACCAGGCGCATCCAAGTTCCGAGGAGGCCGCTCAGGTCACGATTGTGACGGCTGACAGCTATGCGGCGCGTAGCCGGACTGTCCCGGATGTCATCAAAATTGATGTCGAAGGCTTTGAGTACGAGGTGTTCAAAGGCATGAAGGCGTTGCTCACGGAGCCAAAATTGAGAGGGCTGTTCTGTGAGATGCATTTTGCATTACTCGAAAGCCGGGGCCAGATGTTCGCTCCTGTTGAGATTGAACGGCTGCTCACTCGTGCGGGGTTTGAGGTGACATATACGGATAGCTCCCATATTCAGGCGATTCGATCGACCTAGCCTGCTCTCATTACTCTCCCTCCAGTAAACTGGATAGCAGGATCCCTCGGTAGGCTTATCGGTACGCCGAGCGGACCATCAAGTGCTCATGAGGGACCTATCGGCCTTGCCCGATGGTTTCATCAGGTTGCGTGAACCGGATTTCCTGAGCGTTGTTCGACTACCGGGCCCGTTCTTCTTTTAATATTCCCGTAACAAGAACTTAAATCTGGCGTTGCTACAGCGCTTGACCTTCAGGCGTAGACTCTTCCGAGAGTATGAACCTGTCTATTCTCATCCTGACGCTGAACGAAGAATGCAACCTTGCCGATTGTATCCGGTCGGTGAGCGAGGCAGACGACATCGTCGTTCTGGATTCTTTCAGCAGCGACCGGACGGTCGCGATCGCAACGGAAATGGGCGTACGCGTGATTCAGCGACGGTTCGACAATTACGCGGCCCAAAGAAATGCCGGGTTGAATGAGACCTCGTACAAGCATCCGTGGGTTCTCATGGTCGATGCCGACGAACGGGTCACCCCCGAGCTCTGGGCGGAGATGCGAAGGGCTATAGCGACCGCTGAACCGACGGTCAGTATGTTCCATATGAGGCGAAAGGACTATTGGTTTAGGCAGTGGATTCGACGGAGCAGCGGCTATCCGACCTGGTTCGGTAGATTGGTTCGTGTCGGGCATGTGACGGTCGAGCGGGAGATCAATGAGCAGTACGTCGCGCATGGGGAGTCAAGATTTTTGAGCGAGCATCTAGTGCATTACCCGTTCAACAAGAAAGTCGCCTATTGGTTTGAACGTCATAACCGATACTCGTCGATGGAGGCCAACGCGCTTGCCGGAGAGCGACGGGAGAAGATTGCGATTCGGGGACTGTGGTCGACCACTCCGATCGTGCGCCGGAAAACCATGAAGCAGATTGCCTACCGACTGCCAGGGCGTCCGCTCTTGGTATTCCTGTACCTCTGCGTGGTGCGGGGAGGCTTTTTGGATGGTCTTGCGGGATTGCGGTATTGCATCCTCCGGGCGATCTACGAATACATGATCGATCTCAAGGTGAAGGAACAAGTGGAGGAGCGGAATGTCCAGGAATCTCGCGAGCAAAATCATCTTCATCAATCGATACTTCTACCCCGATCATTCCGCGACGAGTCAGCTCCTAAGCGACCTCGCGTTTGATCTTGCCTCTCGTGGTCAGGAAATTCATGTCATCACCGGCTGTCAGTTGTACGGCGACCCTCACGCGGCGCTTTGCGCTGAGGAGTTGATCCGTGGCGTGCATGTGCATCGCGTGCCCACGTCGCGGTTTGGGCGGGACAATCTCTGGGGGCGAGCAGCCGATTATCTGACGTTTTATCTTGGCGCGACCTGGCGGCTTCTTCGACTGATAGGCCAAGGAGACACCGTGGTGGCCAAGACCGATCCACCGATGATGTCGGTTCCCGCTTCGTGGGCGGTCAAGCTCAAGGGAGGGGTGCTGGTCAATTGGGTGCAAGATTTGTTTCCGGAAGTCGCCACCTCTCTGGATGTGCATGGGCTACGATTCGCGGCTCCGATGCTCAAGCGGCTGCGCAATCACTCCTTGCGATCGGGCCGAACCAATGTGGTCTTGGGTGAGGTGATGGCTGAGCGTCTCCGTGAAGAGGGTATTCCCTCCGATCAGATCACGATCATCGAAAATTGGGCGGATGGTGATGCCATCCAGCCTATCCGGCGACAGGACAATCCCCTTCTCCATGAGTGGGGTCTCGATGATAAGTTCGTACTCGGGTATTCCGGAAACATGGGCCGCGTTCATGAATTCAAGACCATGATCGACGCGGCGGAGCGGCTGAAGGTCGTGGATGAAATAGCCTTTGTGTTTATCGGCGACGGCATGGCCAGACGATGGCTCGAGTCGGAGGCGGCGGGGCGGGGTTTGACGAATGTGCAGTTTTATCCATACCAATCTGCCGATCGATTGCAGTGGAGTTTGAGCGTTCCTGACGTACATTTCGTGTCGCTGCGGCCGACCCTCGAGGGACTCATCGTGCCGAGCAAGTTCTACGGAATCGCGGCGGCGGGACGACCGATCATCCACATCGGCGATCCCGATGGAGAGATCGCCCGCATCCTTGACCGTGAACGCTGTGGGTGGAGTTTCTGTATCGGTGAGGTCGAGGCACTGGCTGCCTGCATTCTCAGGCTGTACCGCCACAAGATGGAGGTCATTGACGCAGGGCTCTGTGCGCGGCGGGCATTCGACCGGAAGTATTCACGTGGGCATGCGCTCGATAGTTGGCGTGTGCTGTTGAACTCGGCTCCGGGCCATCTTGCTTCCGTGAATGTCGAAGCGGTCATAGAGCAGCCGGTTGGTGGAAAAAGATCGTGACGCGGTCTCGACCATTCAGCTGGCCCCGATTGTTTCTGATCAGCCTCATTGTGGTCGGAGCGACGGGACATGATATGTCGGGAGCTGCGGAGGGCGAGACGCCTTCCACGATGCAACGACCGTTCATCGTGTTTGACGCGACGTTGTATAAAAACAAACCCTCCTTCTCGGATTATCCGGTCCTTCGTCCGATCACGGTGCTCTACGAATGGCCGTTGTTTCTTACCGGTCAGTCGTCAGCCGCATTGCCGTCGGAGCAAAGGGTGCGATCCGCCGTCAAGGACTTGAGTGAGGCGTCTGATCCGGTGGTTCTCGATATCGAGCGCTGGCCGCTCAAGGGTGATGCGCAGGCCGTGAAGACGAGCGTCGGGAAGTTGCTGATGGTTTTGTCGTGGATCAAGCAGGAAATGCCCAGTGCCAAGATCGGCACCTATGGAACCGTCCCGTTGCCGGACTATTGGCGGGCCATTCGTGGGCGGACGAACGCGGAGTTTCAAGCCTGGCAGCGGGATAACGACCGATTGGATGAGTTGCTGCCTAGTATGGATGCCTTGTATCCCTCCATTTATACGTTCTACTCCGATCGCCAAGGCTGGGTAACCTATGCGATTGCACAGATCGAGGAGGCTCGCCGAAAAGCCAATGGAAAGCCGGTCTATGCATTTCTGTGGCCACAGTATCATGAGTCGAATTATCTCATCGGTCTCAAACCAATCGAGCCGGATTATTGGGAGCTGCAATTAAACACCGTTTCTCAATATGCGGATGGAGTGGTGATCTGGGGGGGATGGGGCAAGCATGAGCCGGAGCCATGGAACGAAGATGCCCCTTGGTGGCAAGTGACCAAGCGATTTATGAGCCGAATCGACGGGGTTGTTCCTAGTGTCCCATCGGGATTGAAAGCGCACTAGTGTCGAGCTGATCGATGGGTGGTTTTCAATCATGGCTGATCGGTCTCTCAGCTATTGGTTTCCAATAAAAGAATCGACGACTGCCATCGGCATCGCGTCGTCGATGGCTCCTATGGAGGGGCAGTCGGGCGCTGTTTATTTGGCCTCCCTGGGGTTGCTGTAAAGGTGCTTCTCGCCGTCAGCCGACCACTACCGTATCCACAGTCCCGCCCGTTTTAACGATCAGTTAACACAAACTTGAGATTGACGTGGCCCACGGCCGATCGGCGAACGGTACACTTCAACGTCGTCATCACTGTGGAGCTGTCATGAATACTCAACCTACGGTTCTCGGGCAATCGCTGCCGTCCCCCTCCGAACCGCCTTTGATTCACTCGTCCATGCGGAACAACGCATCTTTGCCCTGGATGATTCTTGCCGTGATCGTGACGGTCCTCGGCTATCTCTATGCCGATAGTCTGCGATTCTTGGGAGAGTCATGGTTGGAAGACAACAACAGCCATGGGCCGTTCATTCCGTTGATCGTGCTGTACATGATTTGGCTGCGCTGGCCGACACTCCATGTCATTGAGCATCGGGGTTCGTGGTGGGGCCTCTCCATTGTAGGTATCGGGCTGTGCATATATGCGGTCGGTCAGTTTGCCGCCATGCACGCAGTCGTGCATCTCTCGCTCTGGCTGGTGATCGTCGGATTGCTGGGCTCTGCGATCGGTCTGGCCGGCCTTCGTCGGCTCACGTTTCCGTTGTTGTACTTGCTTGCAGCCGTTCCGCTTCCGGTCTTTCTGCAATATGAGCTATCGAGCAAACTTCAACTGTGGTCGTCGACCCTGGGCGTCGGGTTTCTTCATGCGATCGGGGTGACAGCCTATCGGGAAGGGAACGTGATCGATCTTGGGCCGACGCAACTTCAAGTCGTCGAGGCTTGCAGCGGTCTGCGGTATCTCTTTCCGCTCATGGCGCTGACGTTACTCATGGCCTATCTCTACCGCGAATCATTTTGGAAGCGGGCCGTGCTCGTCTTGTCCAGCATACCGATCTCGATTCTGCTGAACGGCTTTCGAATCGGTGTCATCGGTATCCTGGTGGGATTCTACGGGCAAGCGGCAGCCGAAGGGTTTACCCATTTTTTTGAAGGGTGGATTTTCTTTGTGGCGAGTCTCGTCTTGCTGTGTGGTGAAATGTGGATCTTTGCGAGAGTCGGTTCGGCCGGACCTCGCCGTTCGTTCGCCGATTTGATCGGTCTGCCGGCTGCCGGCGGTGCCATGCCACCCGCTCTCACTCAACCGGCTGCGGCCATTTCTTTTCCACCCCTGTTCGTCGCGAGCGGGTTGCTTGCTGTGGCGATCGTCGCCGCTCCCACCATCAATCCCGAGGAGTTTCCTCCTCCACCAAGTCGCCACCAGTTGGTCGATTTTCCATTGCGGCTTGGAGGGTGGACGGGAGTCAATGCTCCGATGGAGCGACAATATCTCGATGCGTTGGCGTTGGACGATTATGTGATGGCGGATTACACGGCCGCCGATCGCCGCCCGGTCAATGTGTACGTAGCGTACTATCTCTCTCCGAAGAAAGGTCGTTCTTCGCATTCACCGAAACAATGCATTCCGGGGGGCGGATGGGAAATCACGTCCTTCGAACCGACACGGATGGAGCATGTGTCGGAGATCAAACCGGGCCAAGAGATCAATCGCGTCGTCGTGCAGAAAGATGGGTATAAGCAGATCGTCTACTACTGGTTCAAGCAGCGCGATCGATGGATTACGAGCGAATATCTCGTGAAGTTTTTCCTCTTTTGGGATTCCTTGACCAGGCATCGCGCCGATGGAGCACTCGTGCGGTTGTCCTCGTCGGTACATCCCGGAGAAAACGAAGCCATCGTCGATGAACGGCTCCAGACGATGGTCGGTTTGGTCACACCGTTGTTGGGTCGATACGTTCCCGATTGAGGTGATTGAGGCATGGGTTCGGCATTGTTCCTAAGCTTTATCGGGTCTCTCGTCATCTGCATGGCGCTCATCCCGGTCTTATCCACGTCGGCAAGCCGTTTGAGCTTCATCGATTCGCCGCGAGAGCGGCATGTGCATGCTGAGCCCATGGCCAAGGTAGGAGGAATTGCTTTTGCTTTTGCGACGTTCATCGCGGTTCTGGTCTGGGCTCCGAAAGATTCGTTTCTCCTTTCCAGTCTCCTGGGCGGTGCCGTCATCCTGTTCTTCGGGATATGGGACGATCGGGCCGATCTGCATTATCGAATCAAGTTCGCGGGACAAGTACTGGCTGCCCTGGCCGCCATAGGCATCGCCGGTGTCCACTTGTCTTCGGTCCCATTCTTCGATGAGGTAATGCTTCCCGCCTGGGTGGCTCTCCCGCTGACCTTGCTCGTCATCGTTGCAGTGACGAATGCCGTCAATCTCTCCGATGGCCTGGATGGGTTGGCCGGAGGGTTGTCGCTTATCAGTTTCATCGGGTTGGCCTACCTCGCTTATCAGGTCAACGAGCCGCTGCTCATTCTCTTGATCGTGTCCATTCTCGGAGGCCTGCTGGGTTTTCTTCGATTCAACACGTACCCCGCGCGCGTCTTTATGGGCGACGCAGGCAGTCAATTTCTCGGCTACTACCTGGCCGTCGCCGCGCTCATGCTGATCGATGCCCACCGCGCGGCCTATAGTCCCTTGCTGGTTCTGTTCATTTGGGGAGTTCCGTTGCTCGATATGGTCGGTGTCATGGGGCAGCGGGTGCTGGAAGGGCGGTCCCCGTTTGTCGGCGATCGAAACCATATCCATCATCGACTTCTGTCTTTTGGCTTGAATCATGGTCAAGCTGTCACGACCATTTATCTCGTGCATGGTCTCATGGTGAGCTGCGCCTATTTCCTACGATGGCAGTCCGATGTGTTGCTCCTGACGATGTATCTTGCGTTTGCGGGTGCCGTCCTGTTCGTCTTTGCCCAGCCGCCTGGAGGGATAAGAGCGCACGGTGCATCGCCGGTGACCCAAGCGCCTCGAGTGATCATGAGCAACATGTCGAGGACTCGGATGAAACGCGAGTGGCCGCTCAATCTCCTCTACGTGACCGTACCATGTTATCTGGCCTGGGCGGTGACGGTCCCAAAGGAAATTCCGTCTGACGGAGGAGCGATTGCGGTTGGGTTAGCGGTCATCGTGATTGGCGCACTGCTGAGTCGTTCCGCGATTGCATGGGTGGTGCGTGCGGCGCTCTACATTGGGTCCATGTGCCTTCTGTATTACGGAGAGGCATTCCCACGTACGAGCGTCACGACGTGGCTGACACCTACGAATATGGTGATGGTGATCTTGGCCGTGCTGGTCTTCCTCGCGATTCGATGGGCGGGGGACGGCCAATTTCAAACCACTCCACTCGATCACTTGATCGGGTTCTTGGCCGTTGCGATGCCGTTTCTACCGGAGATGACCATCGGCGATGTGTCCGTCGGTCCGCTCATGGCAAAAGCCGTCGTGTTGTTTTTTGCGTTTGAGTTACTGCTGTATCTGCGGTCGTCTGCGGCCATACGACTGGGACTAGTTTCCCTGGTGATATTGACCGGAATCATGTGGCGAGCCTGGTGGTCATGACGGGAGAAGGGGGTAAGGTGATGAAGCGATATGCGGTGCTGTGGATGGTGGCACTTCTGGTGGGTGGCCTCGTCGCCTGTGGCGGGCCGGAAGAGCGCAAGGAGAAATACCGCCTTCGCGCGCAGGACTATTTTCAGCAGGGAGATTATGCGAAAGCGCGAGTTGAACTCAGAAATGTGCTGCAAATCGATCCCAAGGATGTCGATGCCTATTTGCTCTATGCCCAAGTGGAAGAGAAAGAGCGTAACTATCGAAATGCCGCGGGAGCCTATCAACAGGTGATCGAATTGAGTCCGGGGCATGACCGGGCGATGGTCAAGCTCGCGAAGTACTATCTTGAGTTTCGTGCGCTTGAACAGGCGGGAAAACTTGCAGACCAACTGCTCACCGGCCGACCGGAGCATGCCCAGGCTCGGGCCATCAAGATCGCGATCGTCGCCCTAGGGGGAAACCTGAACGGGGCCGTGACGCAGGCCGAACAGCTCGTCACCGACGCTCCGACGGAAATTGATGCGGTCCTCCTCATGGCTTCGCTCTACACCTCGACTCAACGTCCGGCGGAAGCGATGCCCCATCTACGCCGTGCGCTCGGGGCGAATCCGAGCAACCTCGAACTGCTGGATGCCGTGGCGACCACATCGATGAAGCTGGGGAAGCTCGCGGATGCCGAGTCGACGTTTGAGCAGATCGCCAAACTGGAACCGACGATCCTCAGTCACCGACTGCGACAAGTGGCGTTTTATGACCAACAGCAGCAGTACGACAAGGCCGAAGCGATTCTGCAGGAAGCCATTCGACTGAACCCGGAGGATGAACAGCGACGGATGGCACAGGTGGACTACATCGCCCGTCGTCGTGGCGTCGAACAGGCTGAAGCCGTGCTCCAACAAGCGAAGAAAGAGCTGCCACATGCCGGGAAGCTATGGTTCGCACTCGGACGTCTCTACGAATCGACCAAGCGGGGTGACAAGGCGCGTGAGGTGTATCGCGACATTCAGAAAGAGTTCGCCGGCAAACCGGAAGCATCGGAAGCTCAGGTGAAGTTGGCGGGGATGGATTGGGGGGCCGGAAAGACTGAAGACGCCGAGCGGCAGATCGAGGCGGTCTTGAAAGACAATCCTCGCTCCACGGATGCCCTGATGCTGCGTGGACAGATAGCCCTCAAGCGCGGCAAGGGCCAAGACGCCGTGCTCGACTTTCGCTCCATCCTGAAGGATCAGCCGGAATTAGTGGAGGGCCATGTGCTGCTGGCAAGAGCCTATCTGCTCACCGGTGAGCAATCGCTGGCCCGCGAGAGCCTGGATCGGGCGGTGGCCTTGAAGCCTTCGATGACAGAGGCGCACACCTTGTTGGTGGGGTTGGATGCCGCAGCGGGCCAGCTCAAAGAAGCCAAGCAGCGACTGGATCTGTTGATCACCCAGGACCCCAACAATGTGGCGTTGCTCGGGATGCAGTTTCAACTGCAGTTGCAAGAAAAGGATTGGGGTAAGAGTCATGATACGTTGAAGCAGTTGCGTCGGGCCGGAGCGAACGAAGCGCTTGCCAGCCTGGCCGAGGGACACGTTGCCCTCGGCCAGCAGCAGTGGGATGCCGCGGAGAGTGCCTATAACAAGGCGGCGCAGCAACATCCGACGGCACCGGAACCGCTGTTGGCGCTGGTGCAGTTGGATATGCGACGTGGGCGGCCGGTGCATGCACAGAAACGCTTGGAGGGCGTGTTGGCCAAATTCCCGGACCATCCGTACGCCGATGGCTTCCTCGGCGAACTGTTGCTGACAAAGGGAGATCCGGCGTCAGCGGTGGCGCATTTTGAGGCCGCGACCCGTCTCAATCCCAAGTGGACGACTCCGTGGGTCCACCTGGCGCGGGCTCGATTCGGTCAAAAGCAGGTGGGTGAAGGCGATGCGGCGCTGTTAAAAGGACTGGAAGCTAATCCCAAACATGAGCAGCTACGATTGATGTTGGCCTTAAGCCTCACGGCACAGCGTCGTCATGATGAAGCCATTACTCAATACGAGACCGTGCTGAAGCATGCTCCCGGATCACTCTTGGCGGCGAACAATCTTGCCGTCGCCCTGGTCGATCACAAGGGGGATGCGCAGAGCTTGGAACGTGCGTTGGCGTTGAGTCGTGGATTCGAGTCACAGAAGCCGAATCCTTACCTCCTCGACACGCTGGGATGGGCCTACTATAAGTCCGGAAACGGCGTGGATGCGGTTCGTATTCTCCAGAAGGCTACGACGCTGGTTCCTGAACATCCAATTCTGAATTATCACCTCGGTTCCGCCTATGCCAAAGCCGGCCAGCGTGCCGAAGCCGTCGCGCATCTCAAGAAAGCGCTGGCATCCAGCACGGTGTTTGATTGGACTGATACGGCGAAGACGTTGCTCGGAGAGGTCTCTTGATGAACACACCACGAGAAGAACAGTCCAACATTCGATGGAAGGGGCTGGCGGTGTTCATCGGATGTGTCTTTCTCTGGACCGTGAGTCCGATCACGGTCCGCGCAGCGGAGCCGATCAGTGGAGAGCCGATGAATGCAGAGCCGTCTTATCTCCTCGGCCCGGAAGATGTACTGAAGGTTGCAGTGTGGAAGGATGACCAATTGACGCAGGAGATGGTCGTGAGGCCGGATGGGATGATTTCCTTCCCGTTGATCGGGGAGGTCACGGCCGCAGGGCGAACAGCCGAAGACGTGCGTTTGGACGTTACGAAGCGGCTGATGAAATATCTTCCGACGCCGAACGTGACAGTGACGGTGCTCAAGGTACAGAGCTATCGCATCTATGTGTTGGGACGGGTGCTTAAACCGGGAGAGTATCAGGCAGGCCATCATACCGATGTGCTGCAGGCCTTGAGTATGGCCGGGGGACTCACGCCCTATGCCGCGGAGAACGACATCAAGATCATTCGTCGGCAGCAAGGCGGTGAGGAACTGGTGTTTCCCTTCCGCTATGGTGATGCCCGAAAGGGCAGAGAGTTACATCAGAACATCGTCTTGCAGCGCGGCGATGTGGTGATGGTGCCGTGACGGAATGGAAGGTTCCCTTGTGGTTCACAGGCAAGGTGGTGCTCGAGCTCAAACATGGGTTTGGGCCCTTGCCGGAATGTGGGGGCTGGTGTTGTTCACGATAGGAGCCGGGAATGGAGTGAGCAGCGCCGCCGAATGGTCGGCGGCTCCATCGTTGAGCGTGAAGGGTGTCTACAACAGTAATTTGCTGTTGAGTGCCGGGAACAACGAAGTGATCGGTCATTGGATTACCCCGGATCTCAAGTTTAAAGGAGCGACGGAAACCTTCGAGATCGAAGGAGAAACTAAAGCCGATTTTATTCACTACTATGGGAGCAATGAGCGGGAGCTCACCAATCTGTACTTTCCCCTGAGGACTTCGTATCGCTTAGACCGGCACAGCTTCGAATTTGATGGCGGCTTTACGCGTGACAACACCTTGGTTGGGGAGCTGCAACGAACCGGGTTGGTCTTGGGCTTTACACAGCGAAGTCTGTGGACGGCCATGCCGACATGGAAGGTCGGAATCACTGAGCGGTTGTCCTGGAAGACCGGGTACCACTTCATGGATGCGCAGTATCAGGACGGCAGCCGACTTGGCTTTGCGAATTATCAAGTTCACGGAGTGAATGCCGGACCGACCTATCACCTAACTGAGTTGGATGAGGTCAGTCTCACGGGCGAATACAACCTGGTTCGAATTCCTTCGGTCGGACTTGAATCGACCTATTACGGCGCCCAGGGTAGCTGGACGCATGATTTTGGCGATGGAGTAGTCGGTTCAATTTCAGGGGGAGGACGGTTGGTAGGCTCGACGCAGGATATTCCGAGAATCCCGGGCCTGCTTGGGTTTCTATTGGGAAGGACTCGGGACCGCTCGGTGACCAGCCATGAGGTCGTGTGGGTGTACCGAGGGTCGTTGCGGAAACAATTCGAGAGGACAGCGGTTCAGATCGACGGAAGCCGAGAGATTAACCCCAGTGGGTTCGGCCGACTATTGCAGACCGACCGCGTGGGCGGATCGCTTTCTCACAACCTCAGCGAGACGATCAATTTCTCGGTTTCCGGAGCGCTCTATTTTGTCTCAGGGATCAACACGACGGAAGGCAGTCGGCCGTTGCCCCGTACGACGTTTTTCTCCGTTACGCCCACGCTCTCCTGGCAGTTCGCCCAATGGTGGTCGGCCTCGGTGTCTTACACCTACGGAGAACGAGCTGTGGATGATCTCGATCAACGGTACAATTCAAATTCGACTTTCATCATGTTGACGTACGGAGGCGATAAATGGTCAGTGTCGCGATGAGTCAAGATCGGAGATTGCAGGGACGGGCCGCCGCGCGTGCGCGGACACTGCCGGACTATCTGGTTCTCTTGCGCCGGCGCCGAACCTTGATTCTGGCGGTCTGTGTGGCACTCATGGCCGCGAGTGCGGCGCTGGCATTGCTGCTCCCGGCCGTGTATCGCTCGACCGCCACGATTCTCATCGAGGAGCAGGAAATTCCACCCGATCTGGTTCGGTCGGCGATCGCGACCTATGCCGATCAGCGTATCGAGACGATCAAGCAACAAGTCCTCAGCCGGGCCACGCTCTGGCGCATCGTCGAACAGTATGGTCTCTATGAGAAGCTCCGGAAACGGAGCCCGACCGAGGAAGTGTTGGAGCGCTTTACCAAGGACATTCAGATCGATGTTCTGAACGTCAAGGTGGTTGATAAACGGACGCAGAACCCGACCCAAGCCACCATCGCGTTTACCTTGGCGTACGACGGCGAAACTCCGGCATCGGCACAAAAGGTCGCCAATGAACTGACGAGTCTTTTTCTGGCGGAAAACTTGAAAAGCCGCGAACGGCATGCGCAGGAAACCACGGCTTTTCTGAAGCGAGAGGCGGAGAATCTGGATAAGCATATCCAGGAACTGGAAGTCATGCTTGCCGCTGTGAAGCACAAAGCCGACGGGGCGTTGCCGGAGTTGATACAGCTCAATATGCAACTGTTGACTCAGGCGCAGCGCGAGCTGCTTGATGCTGACCGCGATATCCGAAGTCTACGCGAGAAGAAGACATATTTGGAAGGGGAGTTGGCGCAGCTGAAGCCCCAAACACCGATCATTACTGCTAGCGGCGACCGGCTCTTGGATACGGGGGAACGGCTGAAGGCGTTGCGCGCTCAGTATGCCAGTGTCTCCGCCTACATGCTGCCCGACCATCCTGATTTCATCAAACTCAAACAAGAGATCGATTCGCTTGAAAAAGAAACGGGGGGCATCGATGAACGCGATGAACTCTCGAAACAGATCCAGGCCGAGCGAGCGACACTGGCCGATCTTCGAGACCGGATGTATGACTCCCATCCCGATGTGATTCGTGCCCAAGAAGTTGTGGCGTCACTGGAGCGGGAACTGCAGGCCCGCTCGCTTCGCCCGACACTCCCTCCGCCCGTCAAGCCGGAAAACCCCGCCTACATCAACATTCAATCCCAGTTGGCATCGACTCAGGCCATGTTGGGATCGTTGGAGTCGGCTCGAGCCGATCTCAAACGTCGGATGACGGAGTACGCAAAGCGAGTCGAAATGACACCGACGATCGAACCCGACTATATGGACCTGCTCAGAGATCGAGAGAATTCCATGCGCAAGCATCAAGAGATCACGTCCAGACTGATGGAAGCGCAAGTGTCGGCGGAGTTGGAGGTGCAGCGAAAGG
The Candidatus Nitrospira nitrosa DNA segment above includes these coding regions:
- a CDS encoding polysaccharide biosynthesis/export family protein, whose protein sequence is MNTPREEQSNIRWKGLAVFIGCVFLWTVSPITVRAAEPISGEPMNAEPSYLLGPEDVLKVAVWKDDQLTQEMVVRPDGMISFPLIGEVTAAGRTAEDVRLDVTKRLMKYLPTPNVTVTVLKVQSYRIYVLGRVLKPGEYQAGHHTDVLQALSMAGGLTPYAAENDIKIIRRQQGGEELVFPFRYGDARKGRELHQNIVLQRGDVVMVP
- a CDS encoding Wzz/FepE/Etk N-terminal domain-containing protein, whose translation is MVSVAMSQDRRLQGRAAARARTLPDYLVLLRRRRTLILAVCVALMAASAALALLLPAVYRSTATILIEEQEIPPDLVRSAIATYADQRIETIKQQVLSRATLWRIVEQYGLYEKLRKRSPTEEVLERFTKDIQIDVLNVKVVDKRTQNPTQATIAFTLAYDGETPASAQKVANELTSLFLAENLKSRERHAQETTAFLKREAENLDKHIQELEVMLAAVKHKADGALPELIQLNMQLLTQAQRELLDADRDIRSLREKKTYLEGELAQLKPQTPIITASGDRLLDTGERLKALRAQYASVSAYMLPDHPDFIKLKQEIDSLEKETGGIDERDELSKQIQAERATLADLRDRMYDSHPDVIRAQEVVASLERELQARSLRPTLPPPVKPENPAYINIQSQLASTQAMLGSLESARADLKRRMTEYAKRVEMTPTIEPDYMDLLRDRENSMRKHQEITSRLMEAQVSAELEVQRKGERFSLINPPELPEKPERPNRLAILLLGSFLAVGGGIGTGVVMDNVDRTIHTPEQFARVLQGVPLAVIPYLPSERELSSLGRRRTVVGVAGLGVLVVSAVIVHLAWMPLDVLWYAIWRKLG
- a CDS encoding porin family protein, producing the protein MLFTIGAGNGVSSAAEWSAAPSLSVKGVYNSNLLLSAGNNEVIGHWITPDLKFKGATETFEIEGETKADFIHYYGSNERELTNLYFPLRTSYRLDRHSFEFDGGFTRDNTLVGELQRTGLVLGFTQRSLWTAMPTWKVGITERLSWKTGYHFMDAQYQDGSRLGFANYQVHGVNAGPTYHLTELDEVSLTGEYNLVRIPSVGLESTYYGAQGSWTHDFGDGVVGSISGGGRLVGSTQDIPRIPGLLGFLLGRTRDRSVTSHEVVWVYRGSLRKQFERTAVQIDGSREINPSGFGRLLQTDRVGGSLSHNLSETINFSVSGALYFVSGINTTEGSRPLPRTTFFSVTPTLSWQFAQWWSASVSYTYGERAVDDLDQRYNSNSTFIMLTYGGDKWSVSR
- a CDS encoding tetratricopeptide repeat protein, coding for MKRYAVLWMVALLVGGLVACGGPEERKEKYRLRAQDYFQQGDYAKARVELRNVLQIDPKDVDAYLLYAQVEEKERNYRNAAGAYQQVIELSPGHDRAMVKLAKYYLEFRALEQAGKLADQLLTGRPEHAQARAIKIAIVALGGNLNGAVTQAEQLVTDAPTEIDAVLLMASLYTSTQRPAEAMPHLRRALGANPSNLELLDAVATTSMKLGKLADAESTFEQIAKLEPTILSHRLRQVAFYDQQQQYDKAEAILQEAIRLNPEDEQRRMAQVDYIARRRGVEQAEAVLQQAKKELPHAGKLWFALGRLYESTKRGDKAREVYRDIQKEFAGKPEASEAQVKLAGMDWGAGKTEDAERQIEAVLKDNPRSTDALMLRGQIALKRGKGQDAVLDFRSILKDQPELVEGHVLLARAYLLTGEQSLARESLDRAVALKPSMTEAHTLLVGLDAAAGQLKEAKQRLDLLITQDPNNVALLGMQFQLQLQEKDWGKSHDTLKQLRRAGANEALASLAEGHVALGQQQWDAAESAYNKAAQQHPTAPEPLLALVQLDMRRGRPVHAQKRLEGVLAKFPDHPYADGFLGELLLTKGDPASAVAHFEAATRLNPKWTTPWVHLARARFGQKQVGEGDAALLKGLEANPKHEQLRLMLALSLTAQRRHDEAITQYETVLKHAPGSLLAANNLAVALVDHKGDAQSLERALALSRGFESQKPNPYLLDTLGWAYYKSGNGVDAVRILQKATTLVPEHPILNYHLGSAYAKAGQRAEAVAHLKKALASSTVFDWTDTAKTLLGEVS